AATTTCGTGCCGTACTATACTCTTTTCAGTAAAGCAATTCAATAAGGCACGCCGCCCGGAACGCGCCGCCGTGGCCTTCGTCGGGGGCCGTCCATGAAAGAAAGTGTTGACAGCCGTCACCGGCTGTGATACTTACTTTTTAACCGGCGCGTGTTCGCTCGATGCCTTTCCGCCGGCGGCCAAGAGGAAAGGAAGAGCCGTTAACAAAACAGGGAGCCGGAGGGAAGGGGGCCGGATATGACGCGGTACGGATTCTCTGGACGCCTGTTCTTGCTTGTGTCCGCCTTGGTTTTCATACTTTCCTGCGCCCCCCCGATATCGAAGCGGTACAGGGAAGAGGCCGCCCCGAACGTGACCTTCACCATGGTCCTCGAGGACCCCGCCGCCTTTAAAGGATCCCTGGTCGTATGGGGAGGCGTGATTATCAAAACGGTTGTCCTCGACGGCGGCACCGAGCTTTTTATCCTCGAAACGCCCCTGGGATGGAGGGAAAAGCCCGGGGACGCCGATTCCAGCCAGGGGCGCTTTATCGCCATAAGCTCCTCTTACCTCGACCCCTTGATATACCACA
This Nitrospirota bacterium DNA region includes the following protein-coding sequences:
- a CDS encoding Slp family lipoprotein, which translates into the protein MTRYGFSGRLFLLVSALVFILSCAPPISKRYREEAAPNVTFTMVLEDPAAFKGSLVVWGGVIIKTVVLDGGTELFILETPLGWREKPGDADSSQGRFIAISSSYLDPLIYHRGRKVTLAGEVTGERTTASPKTQRSYTYPVVTVKELHLWQKERAYYPYYYGWYPPFNWGCGPFGDEFCGDYFGGEEFEGGEEHRGEREYRDENERGGEHERGEERR